From a region of the Solanum stenotomum isolate F172 chromosome 2, ASM1918654v1, whole genome shotgun sequence genome:
- the LOC125854474 gene encoding uncharacterized protein LOC125854474 isoform X1, whose translation MASHFDRWEKDPFFSAAEEVQESADRMESTYRTWIHALKDTSGSWNCDALRRDLRTTLGTAKWQLEEFDRAVRSSYNSKSADDARDRHHEFFIAIDSQIKKVENSLNESAVSQGKPPLPWVRLDEGEVDELAAFLSGPSTSSAGITHAKVHGVELQIPKWEEAVNQSLPECSENPLHSEDGVRGEAIDEKFLGHRRTASASADIGAWQIALGNDISIKEPAPPPRRIPSYQGLLNAVESVKELKWPKNGYRKLKFNQEAGNTLPRTQPPTRNINTCYERNKSCLDGCDDCYDKQLYGWYGAVQRQLQRSQYYMHYRRPVRIVFSVFLLIFLIAISPARMIGDFNK comes from the exons ATGGCGTCGCATTTTGATAGGTGGGAGAAAGATCCGTTCTTTTCAGCTGCAGAAGAGGTTCAAGAATCTGCCGACAG AATGGAATCAACTTATAGGACGTGGATTCATGCGTTGAAGGATACTTCTGGTAGTTGGAATTGTGATGCGCTTCGCAGGGACCTTAGAACTACCCTTGGCACTGCTAAATGGCAG CTGGAGGAATTTGACCGGGCAGTTAGATCGAGCTACAATAGTAAATCTGCTGATGATGCAAGAGATAGACACCATGAATTTTTTATTGCAATCGACAGTCAGATTAAGAAAGTTGAGAATTCTCTTAATGAATCAGCTGTTTCACAAGGCAAACCACCACTTCCATGGGTGCGTTTGGATGAGGGAGAAGTCGATGAACTTGCTGCATTTCTCTCTGGCCCATCCACCTCTTCTGCAGGGATAACCCATGCAAAAGTACATGGAGTGGAGCTGCAAATTCCCAAGTGGGAAGAGGCTGTAAATCAATCACTTCCCGAGTGTTCTGAGAATCCTCTTCATTCAGAGGATGGTGTTCGAGGTGAGGCCATAGACGAGAAGTTTTTGGGCCACCGGAGAACAGCAAGTGCTAGTGCTGACATTGGTGCATGGCAGATTGCACTTGGCAATGATATTTCCATCAAAGAACCTGCACCCCCTCCTCGCAGAATACCCAGTTACCAGGGATTGTTGAATGCCGTGGAATCTGTTAAGGAGTTAAAATGGCCCAAGAATGGTTACAGGAAGTTGAAGTTCAATCAAGAAGCTGGCAATACATTGCCGCGCACTCAGCCACCAACAAGG AACATAAACACATGCTATGAGAGGAATAAGAGTTGCCTTGATGGTTGTGATGATTGTTATGATAAGCAACTGTATGGTTGGTATGGTGCAGTTCAGCGCCAGCTGCAAAGATCTCAGTATTACATGCATTATCGTCGACCTGTTCGAATAGTTTTCTCAGTGTTTCTTCTCATTTTCCTGATTG CCATCTCTCCAGCAAGAATGATTGGAGACTTCAACAAATGA
- the LOC125854474 gene encoding uncharacterized protein LOC125854474 isoform X2 — protein sequence MASHFDRWEKDPFFSAAEEVQESADRMESTYRTWIHALKDTSGSWNCDALRRDLRTTLGTAKWQLEEFDRAVRSSYNSKSADDARDRHHEFFIAIDSQIKKVENSLNESAVSQGKPPLPWVRLDEGEVDELAAFLSGPSTSSAGITHAKVHGVELQIPKWEEAVNQSLPECSENPLHSEDGVRGEAIDEKFLGHRRTASASADIGAWQIALGNDISIKEPAPPPRRIPSYQGLLNAVESVKELKWPKNGYRKLKFNQEAGNTLPRTQPPTRNINTCYERNKSCLDGCDDCYDKQLYGWYGAVQRQLQRSQYYMHYRRPVRIVFSVFLLIFLIARMIGDFNK from the exons ATGGCGTCGCATTTTGATAGGTGGGAGAAAGATCCGTTCTTTTCAGCTGCAGAAGAGGTTCAAGAATCTGCCGACAG AATGGAATCAACTTATAGGACGTGGATTCATGCGTTGAAGGATACTTCTGGTAGTTGGAATTGTGATGCGCTTCGCAGGGACCTTAGAACTACCCTTGGCACTGCTAAATGGCAG CTGGAGGAATTTGACCGGGCAGTTAGATCGAGCTACAATAGTAAATCTGCTGATGATGCAAGAGATAGACACCATGAATTTTTTATTGCAATCGACAGTCAGATTAAGAAAGTTGAGAATTCTCTTAATGAATCAGCTGTTTCACAAGGCAAACCACCACTTCCATGGGTGCGTTTGGATGAGGGAGAAGTCGATGAACTTGCTGCATTTCTCTCTGGCCCATCCACCTCTTCTGCAGGGATAACCCATGCAAAAGTACATGGAGTGGAGCTGCAAATTCCCAAGTGGGAAGAGGCTGTAAATCAATCACTTCCCGAGTGTTCTGAGAATCCTCTTCATTCAGAGGATGGTGTTCGAGGTGAGGCCATAGACGAGAAGTTTTTGGGCCACCGGAGAACAGCAAGTGCTAGTGCTGACATTGGTGCATGGCAGATTGCACTTGGCAATGATATTTCCATCAAAGAACCTGCACCCCCTCCTCGCAGAATACCCAGTTACCAGGGATTGTTGAATGCCGTGGAATCTGTTAAGGAGTTAAAATGGCCCAAGAATGGTTACAGGAAGTTGAAGTTCAATCAAGAAGCTGGCAATACATTGCCGCGCACTCAGCCACCAACAAGG AACATAAACACATGCTATGAGAGGAATAAGAGTTGCCTTGATGGTTGTGATGATTGTTATGATAAGCAACTGTATGGTTGGTATGGTGCAGTTCAGCGCCAGCTGCAAAGATCTCAGTATTACATGCATTATCGTCGACCTGTTCGAATAGTTTTCTCAGTGTTTCTTCTCATTTTCCTGATTG CAAGAATGATTGGAGACTTCAACAAATGA
- the LOC125854474 gene encoding uncharacterized protein LOC125854474 isoform X4 — MASHFDRWEKDPFFSAAEEVQESADRMESTYRTWIHALKDTSGSWNCDALRRDLRTTLGTAKWQLEEFDRAVRSSYNSKSADDARDRHHEFFIAIDSQIKKVENSLNESAVSQGKPPLPWVRLDEGEVDELAAFLSGPSTSSAGITHAKVHGVELQIPKWEEAVNQSLPECSENPLHSEDGVRGEAIDEKFLGHRRTASASADIGAWQIALGNDISIKEPAPPPRRIPSYQGLLNAVESVKELKWPKNGYRKLKFNQEAGNTLPRTQPPTRNINTCYERNKSCLDGCDDCYDKQLYGWYGAVQRQLQRSQYYMHYRRPVRIVFSVFLLIFLIV, encoded by the exons ATGGCGTCGCATTTTGATAGGTGGGAGAAAGATCCGTTCTTTTCAGCTGCAGAAGAGGTTCAAGAATCTGCCGACAG AATGGAATCAACTTATAGGACGTGGATTCATGCGTTGAAGGATACTTCTGGTAGTTGGAATTGTGATGCGCTTCGCAGGGACCTTAGAACTACCCTTGGCACTGCTAAATGGCAG CTGGAGGAATTTGACCGGGCAGTTAGATCGAGCTACAATAGTAAATCTGCTGATGATGCAAGAGATAGACACCATGAATTTTTTATTGCAATCGACAGTCAGATTAAGAAAGTTGAGAATTCTCTTAATGAATCAGCTGTTTCACAAGGCAAACCACCACTTCCATGGGTGCGTTTGGATGAGGGAGAAGTCGATGAACTTGCTGCATTTCTCTCTGGCCCATCCACCTCTTCTGCAGGGATAACCCATGCAAAAGTACATGGAGTGGAGCTGCAAATTCCCAAGTGGGAAGAGGCTGTAAATCAATCACTTCCCGAGTGTTCTGAGAATCCTCTTCATTCAGAGGATGGTGTTCGAGGTGAGGCCATAGACGAGAAGTTTTTGGGCCACCGGAGAACAGCAAGTGCTAGTGCTGACATTGGTGCATGGCAGATTGCACTTGGCAATGATATTTCCATCAAAGAACCTGCACCCCCTCCTCGCAGAATACCCAGTTACCAGGGATTGTTGAATGCCGTGGAATCTGTTAAGGAGTTAAAATGGCCCAAGAATGGTTACAGGAAGTTGAAGTTCAATCAAGAAGCTGGCAATACATTGCCGCGCACTCAGCCACCAACAAGG AACATAAACACATGCTATGAGAGGAATAAGAGTTGCCTTGATGGTTGTGATGATTGTTATGATAAGCAACTGTATGGTTGGTATGGTGCAGTTCAGCGCCAGCTGCAAAGATCTCAGTATTACATGCATTATCGTCGACCTGTTCGAATAGTTTTCTCAGTGTTTCTTCTCATTTTCCTGATTG TATGA
- the LOC125856643 gene encoding protein arginine N-methyltransferase 2 — protein MADGEALCGAARKGEISSIKSLIDSGADVTFFDKDGLTPLMHAAKHGHAEVVKALLDAGAPWNALSPSNVSAGDFAMDAGHQEAFEVLLNTAIQAELILGTIARKDNAKGNSDGDYLDDRVTFSEDKIMDSDSKAIMMAWEKPLMEAHAKAVCSNGGHILNIGFGMGLVDTAIQQYAPLSHTIIEAHPEVYDRMMRAGWGEKENVKIIFGRWQDVISKLETYDGIFFDTYGEYYEDMREFHQHLPRLLKPGGIYSFFNGLCGGNPFFHIVYCQLVSLELESLGYSTQLIPLPVKDCLGESVWEGVKQKYWQLDTYYLPVCQSMSESE, from the exons ATGGCCGACGGCGAAGCACTCTGTGGAGCAGCTCGGAAAGGTGAAATCAGCAGTATTAAATCTCTGATTGATTCCGGCGCCGATGTTACCTTCTTTGACAAAGACGGACTAACTCCGCTGATGCACGCCGCCAAGCACGGCCATGCCGAGGTCGTAAAGGCTCTCCTCGATGCTGGTGCCCCATGGAATGCCCTGTCCCCTTCCAATGTCTCCGCCGGCGACTTCGCCATGGACGCTGGTCATCAAGAGGCCTTTGAAGTTCTTCTCAATACCG CAATCCAGGCAGAATTAATCCTTGGAACAATTGCAAGGAAGGACAATGCTAAGGGGAACTCAGATGGGGACTATTTAGATGATAGAGTTACTTTTAGTGAAGATAAAATTATGGACTCTGATAGTAAGGCTATTATGATGGCTTGGGAGAAGCCATTGATGGAAGCTCATGCGAAAGCTGTCTGCTCAAATGGCGGTCACATACTGAACATTGGATTTGGGATGGGCCTTGTAGATACCGCCATACAACAATATGCTCCTTTATCACACACTATTATTGAAGCTCATCCAGAGGTCTATGATCGTATGATGCGCGCAGGTTGGGGTGAGAAGGAGAATGTGAAAATCATATTTGGTCGGTGGCAAGATGTCATTTCTAAACTTGAAACCTATGATG GCATATTTTTTGATACTTATGGGGAATATTATGAAGATATGCGGGAATTTCATCAACATCTTCCTAGGTTATTGAAGCCAGGTggtatatattcattttttaatggTCTATGTGGAGGTAACCCCTTCTTTCACATCGTATACTGTCAGCTagtctctctagaacttgagaGCTTGGGATATTCTACGCAGCTGATACCATTACCAGTGAAGGATTGTTTAGGTGAATCTGTGTGGGAGGGTGTTAAACAGAAGTACTGGCAGTTAGATACATATTACCTTCCTGTTTGTCAATCTATGAGCGAATCAGAATGA
- the LOC125857009 gene encoding MDIS1-interacting receptor like kinase 2-like isoform X1 yields the protein MMMFHRILLFFLFRVSFAFTEEAIGLLKWKATIEDQNTSLFVSWTISSGDVKNSSSHGEANPDACRGWYGVKCFNGRVNMLNIRNAGVVGTLRDFPFSSLSYLEYVDLSINQLSGIIPAAIGKLTNLVYLDLGSNQFSGTIPPQIGSLTKLETLRVINNHLNGSIPGELGNLQNLTRLALYDNQLTGSIPASFGNLRNLHILNIRANKLSGSIPKELAYLDNLVVMIMSKNEFSGHLPEKLCQGGKLENFTVNSNKLSGPIPRSFSKCTSFKRVRFDNNSFTGNLSEAFGIYTELQFIDLSDNDFHGELSSNWGKCKNLTNLQVARNNISGSIPPEIGNIKGLQGLDLSSNHLVGQIPMKFGKLTSLVKLFLQNNHISGNIPRELGSLTKLLSLDLSNNRLNGSIPTFIGDYMNMFLLNLSNNKFSQKIPKEIGRIVHLTALDLSHNLLDGEIPPQLASLLDLANLNLSHNSLSGRIPEEFESLTGLQDVVLSYNELEGPIPNNKAFTNASLEGNKGLCGNLTGFVQCKMPSSMMKKKSMAKGRKLILITVLHVLGALVLCAFVSILLMRVKRKKVLRDVDRGDDGLLSISMLEGKELYRDIINATEEFDATFCIGKGGHGSVYKVNLPSLGNIAIKRLHSSFENSYHNSFMNEVRALIGIKHRNIVNLYGYCSNAQHSFLVYEYAERGSLSSILSNEVESRKLDWLKRVNIIKGVAFALSYMHHDCSPPIVHRDISSSNVLLDSKYEARVSDFGIAKILKPDSSNFTALAGTYGYVAPELAYTMKVTQMCDVYSFGVLALEIIKGKHLGEYITVLANSSTRDNVLQVSDLLDERLPYPEERVK from the exons ATGATGATGTTTCATAGAATAttgctcttttttttatttagagttTCTTTTGCTTTCACTGAGGAAGCAATAGGTCTCCTCAAATGGAAAGCAACTATCGAAGACCAGAATACTTCCCTATTTGTTTCTTGGACAATAAGTTCTGGTGATGTCAAGAATTCTTCCAGCCATGGAGAAGCAAATCCTGATGCATGCAGGGGCTGGTATGGAGTTAAATGTTTTAATGGTCGGGTAAATATGTTGAATATTAGAAATGCTGGTGTCGTTGGTACACTCCGTGATTTTCCATTTTCATCTCTCTCTTATCTTGAATATGTTGATCTTAGCATCAACCAGCTCTCTGGCATCATCCCCGCTGCAATAGGAAAGCTCACTAATCTTGTCTATCTTGACTTGGGGTCTAATCAGTTTTCAGGCACAATCCCGCCACAAATCGGCTCACTAACAAAGCTTGAGACCCTCCGCGTCATTAACAATCATTTAAATGGTTCCATTCCAGGAGAGTTGGGGAATTTGCAAAATCTCACTAGACTTGCTTTATACGATAATCAACTTACTGGTTCTATTCCTGCTTCATTTGGCAATTTGAGAAACTTGCATATTCTGAATATACGTGCCAACAAACTTTCTGGTTCCATCCCTAAAGAGCTTGCATATTTGGATAACTTGGTAGTGATGATAATGagtaaaaatgagttttcagGTCATTTGCCAGAGAAGCTTTGCCAAGGTGGTAAACTTGAGAATTTTACAGTGAACAGTAATAAACTTTCTGGGCCAATACCAAGAAGCTTCAGCAAGTGCACGAGTTTTAAAAGGGTTCGCTTTGATAACAACAGCTTCACTGGGAATTTATCTGAAGCTTTTGGTATCTACACGGAGCTTCAGTTCATCGATTTGAGCGACAATGATTTCCATGGTGAACTCAGCAGCAACTGGGGGAAATGTAAGAATTTAACTAATTTGCAGGTGGCTAGAAATAACATTAGTGGTAGCATACCACCAGAGATTGGAAACATCAAAGGGCTTCAAGGACTTGATCTTTCATCCAATCATTTGGTTGGGCAGATACCTATGAAGTTTGGAAAATTGACCTCTCTTGTTAAACTTTTTTTGCAAAACAACCACATTTCTGGAAATATACCTAGGGAACTTGGGTCACTAACAAAATTACTGTCCCTTGATCTATCAAACAATAGATTGAACGGGTCGATCCCAACATTTATAGGAGATTACATGAACATGTTTCTCTTGAACCTAAGCAACAACAAGTTTAGCCAAAAAATTCCAAAGGAGATAGGGAGGATTGTTCATCTTACTGCACTTGATTTGAGTCATAATCTTCTTGATGGAGAAATACCCCCTCAGTTAGCCAGTTTGCTGGACTTGGCAAACTTGAATCTTTCCCACAATAGCCTCTCTGGCCGCATTCCTGAAGAATTTGAAAGTTTGACTGGTCTGCAGGATGTTGTATTGTCATACAATGAGTTGGAAGGTCCAATACCAAATAATAAAGCCTTTACAAATGCCTCATTGGAAGGTAATAAAGGTCTTTGTGGCAATTTAACAGGATTTGTGCAATGCAAAATGCCCTCTTctatgatgaagaagaaatcaatGGCAAAGGGACGTAAACTCATTCTCATCACTGTACTTCATGTATTGGGAGCACTGGTACTATGTGCTTTCGTTAGCATTCTCCTTATGCGtgttaaaagaaagaaagtacTTAGAGACGTTGATAGAGGAGATGATGGTTTGCTTTCGATATCAATGTTAGAAGGAAAGGAATTGTATAGGGATATCATAAACGCCACAGAGGAGTTTGATGCAACATTTTGCATCGGGAAAGGAGGGCATGGAAGCGTTTACAAGGTAAATCTTCCATCATTAGGGAATATAGCTATAAAGAGACTTCATTCTTCATTTGAGAATTCATATCACAATAGCTTCATGAATGAAGTAAGGGCATTGATAGGGATTAAGCACCGGAACATTGTGAACCTCTACGGCTATTGTTCGAATGCACAACACTCGTTCTTGGTTTACGAGTATGCAGAGAGGGGGAGTTTGTCTAGTATATTGAGCAACGAAGTTGAGTCCAGAAAATTGGATTGGCTGAAGAGGGTGAATATTATCAAAGGAGTTGCTTTTGCTTTATCTTACATGCACCATGATTGCTCCCCGCCGATTGTCCATAGAGACATATCAAGCAGTAATGTCTTGCTTGATTCCAAGTATGAAGCTCGTGTCTCTGATTTTGGCATTGCTAAGATTCTCAAACCAGACTCATCCAATTTCACTGCGTTGGCAGGAACATATGGCTATGTTGCACCAG AGCTTGCATATACAATGAAGGTTACACAAATGTGTGATGTCTATAGTTTTGGAGTATTAGCATTGGAGATAATCAAAGGCAAGCATCTTGGGGAATACATTACTGTGCTAGCAAATTCATCGACTAGAGATAACGTACTGCAGGTTAGCGATTTGCTAGATGAACGCCTTCCATATCCTGAAGAGAGAGTAAAATAG
- the LOC125857009 gene encoding probable leucine-rich repeat receptor-like protein kinase At1g35710 isoform X2: MMMFHRILLFFLFRVSFAFTEEAIGLLKWKATIEDQNTSLFVSWTISSGDVKNSSSHGEANPDACRGWYGVKCFNGRVNMLNIRNAGVVGTLRDFPFSSLSYLEYVDLSINQLSGIIPAAIGKLTNLVYLDLGSNQFSGTIPPQIGSLTKLETLRVINNHLNGSIPGELGNLQNLTRLALYDNQLTGSIPASFGNLRNLHILNIRANKLSGSIPKELAYLDNLVVMIMSKNEFSGHLPEKLCQGGKLENFTVNSNKLSGPIPRSFSKCTSFKRVRFDNNSFTGNLSEAFGIYTELQFIDLSDNDFHGELSSNWGKCKNLTNLQVARNNISGSIPPEIGNIKGLQGLDLSSNHLVGQIPMKFGKLTSLVKLFLQNNHISGNIPRELGSLTKLLSLDLSNNRLNGSIPTFIGDYMNMFLLNLSNNKFSQKIPKEIGRIVHLTALDLSHNLLDGEIPPQLASLLDLANLNLSHNSLSGRIPEEFESLTGLQDVVLSYNELEGPIPNNKAFTNASLEGNKGLCGNLTGFVQCKMPSSMMKKKSMAKGRKLILITVLHVLGALVLCAFVSILLMRVKRKKVLRDVDRGDDGLLSISMLEGKELYRDIINATEEFDATFCIGKGGHGSVYKVNLPSLGNIAIKRLHSSFENSYHNSFMNEVRALIGIKHRNIVNLYGYFQKIGLAEEGEYYQRSCFCFILHAP; encoded by the exons ATGATGATGTTTCATAGAATAttgctcttttttttatttagagttTCTTTTGCTTTCACTGAGGAAGCAATAGGTCTCCTCAAATGGAAAGCAACTATCGAAGACCAGAATACTTCCCTATTTGTTTCTTGGACAATAAGTTCTGGTGATGTCAAGAATTCTTCCAGCCATGGAGAAGCAAATCCTGATGCATGCAGGGGCTGGTATGGAGTTAAATGTTTTAATGGTCGGGTAAATATGTTGAATATTAGAAATGCTGGTGTCGTTGGTACACTCCGTGATTTTCCATTTTCATCTCTCTCTTATCTTGAATATGTTGATCTTAGCATCAACCAGCTCTCTGGCATCATCCCCGCTGCAATAGGAAAGCTCACTAATCTTGTCTATCTTGACTTGGGGTCTAATCAGTTTTCAGGCACAATCCCGCCACAAATCGGCTCACTAACAAAGCTTGAGACCCTCCGCGTCATTAACAATCATTTAAATGGTTCCATTCCAGGAGAGTTGGGGAATTTGCAAAATCTCACTAGACTTGCTTTATACGATAATCAACTTACTGGTTCTATTCCTGCTTCATTTGGCAATTTGAGAAACTTGCATATTCTGAATATACGTGCCAACAAACTTTCTGGTTCCATCCCTAAAGAGCTTGCATATTTGGATAACTTGGTAGTGATGATAATGagtaaaaatgagttttcagGTCATTTGCCAGAGAAGCTTTGCCAAGGTGGTAAACTTGAGAATTTTACAGTGAACAGTAATAAACTTTCTGGGCCAATACCAAGAAGCTTCAGCAAGTGCACGAGTTTTAAAAGGGTTCGCTTTGATAACAACAGCTTCACTGGGAATTTATCTGAAGCTTTTGGTATCTACACGGAGCTTCAGTTCATCGATTTGAGCGACAATGATTTCCATGGTGAACTCAGCAGCAACTGGGGGAAATGTAAGAATTTAACTAATTTGCAGGTGGCTAGAAATAACATTAGTGGTAGCATACCACCAGAGATTGGAAACATCAAAGGGCTTCAAGGACTTGATCTTTCATCCAATCATTTGGTTGGGCAGATACCTATGAAGTTTGGAAAATTGACCTCTCTTGTTAAACTTTTTTTGCAAAACAACCACATTTCTGGAAATATACCTAGGGAACTTGGGTCACTAACAAAATTACTGTCCCTTGATCTATCAAACAATAGATTGAACGGGTCGATCCCAACATTTATAGGAGATTACATGAACATGTTTCTCTTGAACCTAAGCAACAACAAGTTTAGCCAAAAAATTCCAAAGGAGATAGGGAGGATTGTTCATCTTACTGCACTTGATTTGAGTCATAATCTTCTTGATGGAGAAATACCCCCTCAGTTAGCCAGTTTGCTGGACTTGGCAAACTTGAATCTTTCCCACAATAGCCTCTCTGGCCGCATTCCTGAAGAATTTGAAAGTTTGACTGGTCTGCAGGATGTTGTATTGTCATACAATGAGTTGGAAGGTCCAATACCAAATAATAAAGCCTTTACAAATGCCTCATTGGAAGGTAATAAAGGTCTTTGTGGCAATTTAACAGGATTTGTGCAATGCAAAATGCCCTCTTctatgatgaagaagaaatcaatGGCAAAGGGACGTAAACTCATTCTCATCACTGTACTTCATGTATTGGGAGCACTGGTACTATGTGCTTTCGTTAGCATTCTCCTTATGCGtgttaaaagaaagaaagtacTTAGAGACGTTGATAGAGGAGATGATGGTTTGCTTTCGATATCAATGTTAGAAGGAAAGGAATTGTATAGGGATATCATAAACGCCACAGAGGAGTTTGATGCAACATTTTGCATCGGGAAAGGAGGGCATGGAAGCGTTTACAAGGTAAATCTTCCATCATTAGGGAATATAGCTATAAAGAGACTTCATTCTTCATTTGAGAATTCATATCACAATAGCTTCATGAATGAAGTAAGGGCATTGATAGGGATTAAGCACCGGAACATTGTGAACCTCTACGGCTATT TCCAGAAAATTGGATTGGCTGAAGAGGGTGAATATTATCAAAGGAGTTGCTTTTGCTTTATCTTACATGCACCATGA
- the LOC125854474 gene encoding uncharacterized protein LOC125854474 isoform X3 has translation MASHFDRWEKDPFFSAAEEVQESADRMESTYRTWIHALKDTSGSWNCDALRRDLRTTLGTAKWQLEEFDRAVRSSYNSKSADDARDRHHEFFIAIDSQIKKVENSLNESAVSQGKPPLPWVRLDEGEVDELAAFLSGPSTSSAGITHAKVHGVELQIPKWEEAVNQSLPECSENPLHSEDGVRGEAIDEKFLGHRRTASASADIGAWQIALGNDISIKEPAPPPRRIPSYQGLLNAVESVKELKWPKNGYRKLKFNQEAGNTLPRTQPPTRNINTCYERNKSCLDGCDDCYDKQLYGWYGAVQRQLQRSQYYMHYRRPVRIVFSVFLLIFLIVLVAVRTI, from the exons ATGGCGTCGCATTTTGATAGGTGGGAGAAAGATCCGTTCTTTTCAGCTGCAGAAGAGGTTCAAGAATCTGCCGACAG AATGGAATCAACTTATAGGACGTGGATTCATGCGTTGAAGGATACTTCTGGTAGTTGGAATTGTGATGCGCTTCGCAGGGACCTTAGAACTACCCTTGGCACTGCTAAATGGCAG CTGGAGGAATTTGACCGGGCAGTTAGATCGAGCTACAATAGTAAATCTGCTGATGATGCAAGAGATAGACACCATGAATTTTTTATTGCAATCGACAGTCAGATTAAGAAAGTTGAGAATTCTCTTAATGAATCAGCTGTTTCACAAGGCAAACCACCACTTCCATGGGTGCGTTTGGATGAGGGAGAAGTCGATGAACTTGCTGCATTTCTCTCTGGCCCATCCACCTCTTCTGCAGGGATAACCCATGCAAAAGTACATGGAGTGGAGCTGCAAATTCCCAAGTGGGAAGAGGCTGTAAATCAATCACTTCCCGAGTGTTCTGAGAATCCTCTTCATTCAGAGGATGGTGTTCGAGGTGAGGCCATAGACGAGAAGTTTTTGGGCCACCGGAGAACAGCAAGTGCTAGTGCTGACATTGGTGCATGGCAGATTGCACTTGGCAATGATATTTCCATCAAAGAACCTGCACCCCCTCCTCGCAGAATACCCAGTTACCAGGGATTGTTGAATGCCGTGGAATCTGTTAAGGAGTTAAAATGGCCCAAGAATGGTTACAGGAAGTTGAAGTTCAATCAAGAAGCTGGCAATACATTGCCGCGCACTCAGCCACCAACAAGG AACATAAACACATGCTATGAGAGGAATAAGAGTTGCCTTGATGGTTGTGATGATTGTTATGATAAGCAACTGTATGGTTGGTATGGTGCAGTTCAGCGCCAGCTGCAAAGATCTCAGTATTACATGCATTATCGTCGACCTGTTCGAATAGTTTTCTCAGTGTTTCTTCTCATTTTCCTGATTG TTCTAGTGGCAGTCCGTACAATCTGA
- the LOC125854475 gene encoding cytochrome b5: MVMTNFTGTGIGFGAGIGCGFGVGWGFGGMPLNFLGLGVGGGCGIGVGLGWGFGSAFGSQYRNSRVTFDGTDFINKEHSEERDSTDLAKGTPQVAQHKSKQDCWIIIHGRVIDVTKFLEEHPGGEEVLIESAGKDATKEFEDIGHSKAAKNYILKYQIGYLQGYKIQDDDDDNLFTDSYKEPMKAKEIEAFVIKQNSKPKHLVFVEYFVPFLAAAFFLYYRYLNGALQL, encoded by the exons ATGGTGATGACAAACTTCACTGGAACCGGTATCGGTTTTG GTGCTGGCATTGGTTGCGGATTCGGTGTAGGATGGGGTTTCGGAG GCATGCCTTTGAATTTCTTGGGTCTTGGTGTAG GTGGCGGCTGTGGGATTGGAGTAGGCCTCGGATGGGGATTTGGCTCTGCCTTTGGTAGCCAGTACAGGAACTCTAGAGTTACATTTGACGGCACAGATTTTATCAACAAGGAGCATAGTGAAGAAAGAGATTCAACAGATCTAGCCAAAGGCACTC CTCAAGTTGCACAACACAAGTCAAAGCAAGATTGCTGGATCATCATCCATGGCAGA GTAATAGACGTTACGAAGTTTCTGGAAGAACATCCTGGAGGAGAAGAAGTGTTGATTGAATCAGCTGGAAAGGATGCAACTAAAGAATTTGAAGATATTGGACATAGTAAAGCTGCCAAGAACTATATCTTGAAATACCAGATTGGATATCTTCAAGGCTATAAAATccaagatgatgatgatgataatttgTTTACTGATTCCTACAAAGAACcaatgaaggcaaaagaaaTTGAAGCTTTTGTGATCAAACAAAACTCCAAGCCCAAGCATTTGGTTTTTGTTGAGTATTTTGTGCCTTTCTTGGCTGCTGCATTCTTCCTGTATTATCGATATCTCAATGGAGCTCTCCAGCTTTGA